A window of the Cicer arietinum cultivar CDC Frontier isolate Library 1 chromosome 6, Cicar.CDCFrontier_v2.0, whole genome shotgun sequence genome harbors these coding sequences:
- the LOC101514167 gene encoding CCG-binding protein 1, with protein sequence MNSTLLPPSSSPLFLDNHDLHRNRTYSTKLASSILCSSSKNNSFIPKLQPFTRTKFERLAKDPPLIQKSEKELSDYCSTLEGDESYSCWQAYFELKDLEKESPKAEIERLILEIGGVKSLIGCLHGIALMHKLKKNDFNLTKEIKSEEEHKLCPRPDGLPKSADEMKEEEQAKMPDSSYTRLLRTMGRSPAWYSEVPDHETD encoded by the exons ATGAATTCAACACTACTTCCTCCTTCTTCTTCTCCTCTCTTTCTCGACAACCACGATCTTCATCGCAACCGAACCTATTCAACCAAACTCGCTTCTTCCATTCTTTGTTCTTCCTCTAAAAACAACTCTTTCATCCCTAAACTTCAACCTTTTACCCGAACCAAGTTTGAAAGACTCGCTAAAGACCCTCCTTTGATTCAAAAATCTGAGAAAGAACTCTCTG ATTATTGTTCAACACTTGAGGGTGATGAATCTTATAGTTGCTGGCAGGCTTATTTTGAGCTGAAAGATCTTGaa AAGGAGTCACCAAAAGCAGAGATAGAGAGGCTAATTCTTGAGATTGGTGGAGTAAAATCCTTAATAGGATGTTTGCATGGAATTGCACTAATGCACAAATTGAAGAAGAATGATTTCAATTTAACCAAAGAAATAAAATCAGAGGAAGAACATAAACTTTGTCCTAGACCAGATGGATTGCCAAAATCTGCTGATGAGATGAAGGAAGAGGAGCAAGCAAAAATGCCTGATTCATCATATACCAGACTTCTTAGAACCATGGGAAGGTCCCCTGCATGGTATTCTGAAGTACCAGATCATGAAACAGATTGA
- the LOC101514488 gene encoding protein LATERAL BRANCHING OXIDOREDUCTASE 1-like isoform X1, with protein sequence MLTLLMFVISFSNRTTMGEVDPAFVQDQQHRPKLSIIEAKGIPEIDLSPILPHAAPDQYDIDTLVKEIGTACKEWGFFQVTNHGVSLSLRQKLEEASRKFFAQSLEDKKKVGRDEINPTGYYDTEHTKNVRDWKEVFDFLSKDPTFIPLTSDEFDNRVIQWSNPSPQYPPQFRIIIEEYIEEMEKLAYKLLELIALSLGVEAKRFEEFFKDQTSFIRFNHYPPCPYPHLALGVGRHKDAGALTILAQDDVGGLEVKRKTDQEWVLVKPTPDAYIINICDIIQVWSNDVYESVEHRVTVNTKKDRFSIPFFLNPGHDAEIKPLEELINEQNPSKYRPYKWGKFFVHKIGSNFKKQDVENLQIYHYKLS encoded by the exons ATGCTTACATTATTAATGTTTGTGATATCATTCAG CAACAGAACAACAATGGGAGAGGTGGACCCAGCTTTTGTCCAAGACCAACAACATAGACCAAAACTATCCATTATCGAAGCCAAAGGAATTCCCGAAATTGACCTCTCCCCTATACTCCCCCATGCAGCTCCAGATCAATATGACATTGATACCTTAGTGAAGGAAATTGGAACTGCATGCAAAGAGTGGGGTTTCTTTCAAGTCACAAACCATGGGGTGTCCCTTAGTCTTAGGCAGAAGCTTGAGGAAGCTTCTAGAAAGTTCTTTGCTCAGAGTTTGGAGGATAAGAAGAAAGTTGGAAGAGATGAGATCAATCCTACTGGTTATTATGATACAGAGCATACCAAGAACGTTAGAGACTGGAAAGaagtgtttgattttctttctaAAGATCCCACCTTTATTCCTCTGACTTCTGATGAATTTGATAATCGGGTTATTCAATGGTCTAATCCATCCCCTCAATACCCTCCACAATTCAG AATTATAATTGAAGAGTATATTGAAGAGATGGAAAAGCTGGCATATAAGTTGCTGGAACTCATAGCTTTAAGCTTAGGTGTTGAAGCAAAGAGGTTTGAAGAATTCTTCAAGGATCAAACTAGCTTCATTAGATTCAATCACTATCCTCCATGCCCTTATCCTCACCTAGCTCTTGGCGTTGGACGGCACAAGGATGCTGGTGCCTTAACCATTCTTGCCCAAGATGATGTTGGGGGTCTTGAAGTGAAGCGTAAAACTGATCAAGAGTGGGTTCTAGTGAAGCCAACCCCAGATGCTTATATTATCAACATTTGTGATATTATTCAG GTTTGGAGTAATGATGTCTATGAGAGTGTGGAGCACAGAGTAACGGTGAACACGAAGAAAGACAGGTTTTCTATTCCGTTCTTCTTAAACCCAGGACATGACGCTGAAATCAAGCCTTTGGAGGAGCTTATAAACGAACAAAACCCATCAAAATATAGGCCATATAAATGGGGTAAATTTTTTGTCCACAAAATAGGAAGCAATTTCAAGAAACAAGATGTGGAGAATCTTCAAATTTATCATTATAAGTTATCTTAG
- the LOC101514488 gene encoding protein LATERAL BRANCHING OXIDOREDUCTASE 1-like isoform X2: MLTLLMFVISFRTTMGEVDPAFVQDQQHRPKLSIIEAKGIPEIDLSPILPHAAPDQYDIDTLVKEIGTACKEWGFFQVTNHGVSLSLRQKLEEASRKFFAQSLEDKKKVGRDEINPTGYYDTEHTKNVRDWKEVFDFLSKDPTFIPLTSDEFDNRVIQWSNPSPQYPPQFRIIIEEYIEEMEKLAYKLLELIALSLGVEAKRFEEFFKDQTSFIRFNHYPPCPYPHLALGVGRHKDAGALTILAQDDVGGLEVKRKTDQEWVLVKPTPDAYIINICDIIQVWSNDVYESVEHRVTVNTKKDRFSIPFFLNPGHDAEIKPLEELINEQNPSKYRPYKWGKFFVHKIGSNFKKQDVENLQIYHYKLS, from the exons ATGCTTACATTATTAATGTTTGTGATATCATTCAG AACAACAATGGGAGAGGTGGACCCAGCTTTTGTCCAAGACCAACAACATAGACCAAAACTATCCATTATCGAAGCCAAAGGAATTCCCGAAATTGACCTCTCCCCTATACTCCCCCATGCAGCTCCAGATCAATATGACATTGATACCTTAGTGAAGGAAATTGGAACTGCATGCAAAGAGTGGGGTTTCTTTCAAGTCACAAACCATGGGGTGTCCCTTAGTCTTAGGCAGAAGCTTGAGGAAGCTTCTAGAAAGTTCTTTGCTCAGAGTTTGGAGGATAAGAAGAAAGTTGGAAGAGATGAGATCAATCCTACTGGTTATTATGATACAGAGCATACCAAGAACGTTAGAGACTGGAAAGaagtgtttgattttctttctaAAGATCCCACCTTTATTCCTCTGACTTCTGATGAATTTGATAATCGGGTTATTCAATGGTCTAATCCATCCCCTCAATACCCTCCACAATTCAG AATTATAATTGAAGAGTATATTGAAGAGATGGAAAAGCTGGCATATAAGTTGCTGGAACTCATAGCTTTAAGCTTAGGTGTTGAAGCAAAGAGGTTTGAAGAATTCTTCAAGGATCAAACTAGCTTCATTAGATTCAATCACTATCCTCCATGCCCTTATCCTCACCTAGCTCTTGGCGTTGGACGGCACAAGGATGCTGGTGCCTTAACCATTCTTGCCCAAGATGATGTTGGGGGTCTTGAAGTGAAGCGTAAAACTGATCAAGAGTGGGTTCTAGTGAAGCCAACCCCAGATGCTTATATTATCAACATTTGTGATATTATTCAG GTTTGGAGTAATGATGTCTATGAGAGTGTGGAGCACAGAGTAACGGTGAACACGAAGAAAGACAGGTTTTCTATTCCGTTCTTCTTAAACCCAGGACATGACGCTGAAATCAAGCCTTTGGAGGAGCTTATAAACGAACAAAACCCATCAAAATATAGGCCATATAAATGGGGTAAATTTTTTGTCCACAAAATAGGAAGCAATTTCAAGAAACAAGATGTGGAGAATCTTCAAATTTATCATTATAAGTTATCTTAG
- the LOC101501518 gene encoding probable CCR4-associated factor 1 homolog 11 has protein sequence MSKPNQEPPSILIREVWASNLAYEFYLIREAIGRYPVVSMDTEFPGVIHFSTVDATIPFHRRQPQPADCYKYLKANVDNLKLIQVGLTLTDAKGNFPQFGSNKAYVWQFNFCDFDIERDLCNPASIELLRRQGIDFNRNRSHGIDSARFGEMLITSGLVFNKSVVWVTFHSAYDFGYLVKTLTRQNLPDKLEDFLHLLRNFFGDNVYDIKHIIRFCNALYGGLERVATTLNVGRAVGNSHQAGSDSLLTWHSFQRMIDLVNNEVQKHAGVLFGLEIKV, from the coding sequence ATGTCGAAGCCAAATCAAGAACCTCCATCGATTTTGATCAGAGAAGTATGGGCGTCCAATTTAGCATACGAGTTTTATCTGATTCGTGAAGCTATTGGTAGGTATCCTGTCGTATCAATGGATACTGAATTTCCCGGAGTTATTCATTTCTCTACCGTTGACGCCACTATCCCTTTTCACCGCCGCCAACCTCAACCGGCTGATTGCTATAAATACTTGAAAGCCAACGTTGATAATTTGAAACTCATTCAAGTCGGTCTCACTCTAACTGACGCTAAAGGTAACTTCCCTCAGTTTGGAAGTAACAAAGCTTATGTATGGCAGTTCAATTTCTGCGATTTTGATATAGAGCGTGATCTTTGTAATCCTGCTTCTATTGAGCTGCTCCGCCGTCAAGGGATTGATTTCAATCGCAATCGTTCTCATGGGATAGATTCTGCTCGTTTCGGTGAAATGTTGATTACGTCTGGTCTCGTGTTCAACAAATCCGTTGTTTGGGTTACCTTCCACAGTGCCTATGACTTTGGATATTTGGTGAAAACGTTGACTCGACAAAATTTACCTGACAAATTGGAAGATTTTCTGCACCTTTTAAGGAATTTTTTCGGAGACAATGTTTATgatattaaacatataattcGGTTCTGCAATGCTTTGTACGGTGGACTTGAGCGAGTAGCTACTACATTGAACGTGGGTCGGGCAGTCGGAAATTCTCATCAAGCTGGATCAGATAGTTTGTTGACATGGCATTCATTTCAAAGAATGATTGATCTCGTTAACAATGAAGTCCAAAAACACGCCGGTGTTCTATTTGGATTAGAGATTAAAGTTTAG
- the LOC105851178 gene encoding probable CCR4-associated factor 1 homolog 11, with protein sequence MSKPNQEPPSILIREVWAYNLPYEFYLIREAIDSARFGEMLIMSGLVFNKSVVWVTFHSAYDFGYLVKALTRQNLPDKLEDFLYVVRNFFGDNVYDIKHVVRFCNALYGGLERVASVLNVSRSRTIGEFHQTASDSLLT encoded by the exons ATGTCGAAGCCAAATCAAGAACCTCCATCGATTTTGATCAGAGAAGTTTGGGCTTACAATTTACCATACGAGTTTTATCTGATTCGTGAAGCTATTG ATTCTGCTCGTTTCGGTGAAATGTTGATAATGTCTGGACTCGTGTTCAACAAATCCGTTGTATGGGTTACATTCCACAGTGCATATGATTTTGGATACTTGGTGAAGGCTTTGACTCGACAGAATTTACCTGACAAATTGGAGGATTTTCTTTATGTTGTAAGGAATTTTTTTGGAGACAATGTTTATGATATTAAACATGTAGTTCGGTTCTGCAATGCTTTGTACGGTGGACTTGAGCGGGTAGCTAGTGTATTGAATGTGAGTCGGAGTCGGACGATTGGAGAGTTTCATCAAACTGCATCAGATAGTTTGTTGACATGA